A genomic window from Nicotiana sylvestris chromosome 11, ASM39365v2, whole genome shotgun sequence includes:
- the LOC138880891 gene encoding zinc finger BED domain-containing protein RICESLEEPER 1-like, translating into MYMDDHKYQKYCQEISTLRGNPSADDWKNVKAFIKFLNIFYQTTLKFSGSLYATSNSFFHEFFNLRNAIIKHTKSDDRTLNDMAGRMKSKLEKYWGKFEDMNMLLLVAVMLDPRYKMKYVNFILTDAFGSLLGRLKSEDVVSILTRLYDNYNDSFFEASSDNIGGDTSMSEVGDLLQSKWEKLLEDEGNIKKNLILRYI; encoded by the coding sequence ATGTATATGGATGACCATAAGTATCAAAAGTATTGTCAAGAAATAAGCACTTTAAGAGGAAATCCATCTGCAGACGACTGGAAGAATGTGAAAGCTTTTATCAAGTTTCTTAACATTTTCTATCAGACAACTTTAAAATTTTCAGGCAGTTTATATGCTACTTCCAACTCTTTCTTCCATGAATTTTTCAATCTTCGAAATGCTATTATAAAGCATACCAAAAGCGATGATCGTACTTTGAATGATATGGCAGGAAGAATGAAAAGTAAACTTGAGAAATATTGGGGTAAGTTTGAGGATATGAATATGTTATTGCTTGTTGCTGTTATGTTGGATCCTAGATACAAGATGAAGTATGTGAACTTCATTCTTACTGATGCATTTGGTtctttgttgggaagattgaagtCCGAAGATGTGGTAAGCATTTTAACTCGCTTGTATGATAACTACAATGATTCTTTTTTTGAGGCTTCTAGTGACAATATTGGAGGCGATACTAGCATGAGTGAAGTTGGTGATTTGTTGCAATCAAAGTGGGAGAAACTTTTGGAAGATGAgggaaatattaaaaaaaatctgaTCTTGAGATATATTTGA